In a genomic window of Parambassis ranga chromosome 24, fParRan2.1, whole genome shotgun sequence:
- the LOC114428593 gene encoding prospero homeobox protein 1-like, with product MPDHDSDSFLNRQTKRRRVDIGVKRTVGSTASSTAAATTATTDNIARAKAAIFSAMNSLSSHSHHGSDTDSMECSVVQPHGGPGVVSASDSESKSNVLRKLLKRANSYEDTMMPFPGTTIISQLLKNNIAKNGGGHERGERGDRGDRGESGFPGSGLSNASSDAPQEDACSNSSQDSTPQECLSPFGRPPGLATFDIERLNDEHLRAKRARVENIIRGMSHSPSVVVPAASRHERDHEMDGEREMELDCPPQQSQQQAPSSPRGGEVCSSSRENKRKQRLPQQQQQSFTQLVCQRKEQKQEERRQLKLQLEDMQKQLRQLQEKFFQIYDSTDDSEHNDLHNDIGNMSEDSPARSDAGGDDRGGDDLRSDNEMSDLDPGHFLDRARALLQEQALLADGDKPRREGLGRSKGHGGPGSSMHAEGKQLAETLKQELNSAMTQVVDTVVKVFAKPPRPTPQQAFPPLSIPPERFPTAVNGDNPNFHTANQRLQCFGDVIIPNPLDSFASMPGIPGTANDQTEALPLVVRKTPSEHHHQSSAVGAHGGHHHPALHPSSLSATMGFSPPSFRQPFPLPLMGYPFQSPLAPTGGYPGKDRSSPDSMDLSRETTSLRTKMASGHHLVHHHRSCSPAHPGSTAEGLSLSLIKSECSDLQDMADISPYSGSNIQEGLSPNHLKKAKLMFFYTRYPSSNMLKMFFSDVKFNRCITSQLIKWFSNFREFYYIQMEKFARQAINDGVTGAEELSVSRDCELFRALNMHYNKANDFEVPDRFLEVAEITLREFFNAIVAGKDVDPSWKKAIYKVICKLDSEVPEIFKSPNCLQELLHE from the exons ATGCCGGACCATGACAGCGACTCCTTTCTGAACAGACAGACCAAGCGAAGACGTGTGGACATTGGTGTTAAGAGGACCGTGGGCAGCACAGcctcctccacagcagcagccacaacaGCAACCACTGATAACATTGCCCGCGCCAAAGCAGCCATTTTCAGTGCCATGAACTCTCTGAGCTCCCACTCTCACCACGGATCAGACACCGACTCCATGGAGTGCTCTGTAGTGCAGCCACATGGTGGCCCTGGCGTTGTATCAGCCAGTGACAGTGAGTCCAAGTCCAATGTACTCCGAAAGCTACTGAAGAGGGCCAACTCGTACGAGGACACCATGATGCCCTTCCCTGGCACCACCATTATCTCTCAGCTTCTCAAGAATAACATTGCTAAAAatggaggaggacatgagaggggagaaagaggagacagaggtgaTAGAGGGGAATCAGGCTTCCCTGGATCAGGGCTCTCTAATGCAAGTTCAGATGCTCCCCAAGAGGACGCCTGCAGTAACTCCTCCCAGGACAGCACTCCTCAAGAGTGCTTATCACCATTTGGCCGTCCTCCTGGTCTCGCCACCTTTGACATTGAACGTCTCAATGATGAACACCTGCGTGCTAAGCGAGCCCGTGTAGAGAACATTATACGCGGCATGAGCCACTCACCCAGCGTGGTGGTACCTGCTGCTTCCCGTCATGAGCGGGACCATGAGATGGACGGAGAACGGGAGATGGAGCTAGACTGCCCACCACAGCAGTCTCAACAGCAGGCCCCCAGCAGCCCACGGGGAGGCgaggtgtgcagcagcagccgaGAGAACAAGCGTAAACAGCGTCTGcctcagcagcaacagcagagcTTCACCCAGCTGGTGTGCCAGAGGAAAgaacagaagcaggaagagCGGCGGCaactgaagctgcagctggaggacatGCAGAAACAGCTACGGCAGCTGCAGGAGAAGTTCTTTCAGATCTATGATTCGACAGATGACTCAGAACACAATGACCTCCACAATGACATAGGAAACATGTCAGAGGACAGCCCAGCCAGGTCTGACGCTGGCGGTGACGACCGGGGTGGAGATGATTTGCGCTCTGACAATGAAATGTCTGACCTGGACCCAGGCCATTTCCTAGACAGGGCGCGGGCACTGCTGCAGGAGCAGGCCCTGCTGGCTGACGGTGACAAGCCAAGAAGAGAGGGGCTGGGCCGAAGCAAAGGGCATGGGGGTCCAGGCTCCTCCATGCATGCTGAAGGAAAACAGCTGGCAGAGACACTGAAGCAGGAACTCAACTCAGCCATGACCCAGGTGGTGGACACAGTGGTTAAGGTGTTTGCTAAGCCTCCACGTCCTACACCTCAGCAGGCCTTCCCTCCACTTTCCATCCCTCCTGAGAGATTTCCAACTGCTGTCAATGGAGACAACCCCAACTTCCACACCGCCAACCAGAGGCTGCAGtgctttggtgatgtcatcattcCCAATCCACTAGACTCCTTTGCCAGTATGCCCGGGATCCCTGGCACCGCCAACGACCAAACCGAGGCACTGCCCTTAGTGGTGAGGAAGACACCCAGTGAGCATCACCACCAGTCCTCAGCTGTTGGTGCCCATGGGGGTCACCACCACCCCGCCCTTCATCCCTCCTCACTCTCTGCCACCATGGGCTTCAGCCCTCCATCCTTCAGACAGCCCTTTCCACTGCCTCTCATGGGCTACCCTTTCCAGAGTCCCCTTGCACCCACAGGTGGTTACCCGGGCAAGGACCGTTCCTCCCCAGACTCCATGGACCTGTCCCGAGAGACCACCAGCCTGAGGACCAAGATGGCATCAGGCCACCACCTGGTGCACCACCATCGCTCTTGCTCACCAGCACACCCAGGCAGCACAGCCGAGGGGCTCTCCCTGTCCCTCATCAAGTCTGAGTGCAGTGACCTCCAGGACATGGCTGACATCTCACCCTACTCAGGCAGCAAT ATCCAAGAAGGTCTTTCTCCCAATCATCTGAAGAAGGCCAAGCTCATGTTTTTCTACACTCGCTACCCAAGCTCTAATATGCTCAAGATGTTTTTCTCTGATGTCAAA TTTAACCGCTGCATAACCTCCCAGCTGATCAAGTGGTTTAGCAACTTCAGAGAGTTCTACTACATCCAGATGGAGAAGTTTGCCCGCCAGGCCATTAACGACGGAGTCACCGGAGCCGAAGAGCTGAGCGTCAGCCGCGATTGTGAGCTCTTCCGAGCCCTAAACATGCACTACAACAAGGCCAACGACTTTGAG